In Solanum pennellii chromosome 3, SPENNV200, a single window of DNA contains:
- the LOC107013700 gene encoding glutamate synthase 1 [NADH], chloroplastic isoform X2, whose protein sequence is MRVLGHNGEINTLRGNVNWMRAREGLLKCKELGLSKTEMKKLLPIVDASSSDSGAFDGVLELLLRAGRSLPEAVMMMIPEAWQNDKNMDPSRKALYEYFSALMEPWDGPALMSFTDGRYLGATLDRNGLRPGRFYVTYSGRVIMASEVGVVDIPPEDVSRKGRLNPGMMLLVDFENHVVVDDDALKKQYSLARPYGQWLKKQKIELKDIVESVNYSYRVPPPIAGVLPAVSDEDSMENMGLHGLLAPLKAFGYTTEALEMLLLPMAKDGVEALGSMGNDAPLAVMSNREKLTFEYFKQMFAQVTNPPIDPIREKIVTSMQCMVGPEGDLTETTEEQCHRLSLKGPLLSIEEMEAVKKMNYRGWRSKVLDITYSRDRGTKGLEETLDRICSEAHDAIQEGYTAIVLSDRGFSPKRVAVSSLLAIGAVHHHLVKKLERTRVALIVESAEPREVHHFCTLVGFGADAICPYLAVEAIWRLQVDGKIPPKSTGEFHSKDELVKKYFKASHYGMMKVLAKMGISTLASYKGAQIFEAVGLSSEVMERCFNGTPSRVEGATFEALAKDALNLHGLAFPSRALAPGSAEAVALPNPGDYHWRKGGEIHLNDPFAIAKLQEAAQSNSVAAYKEYSKRVQELNRQCNLRGLLKFKEGEVKVPLEEVEPASEIVKRFCTGAMSYGSISLEAHATLAIAMNKIGGKSNTGEGGEQPSRMEPLPNGSKNPKRSAIKQVASGRFGVSSYYLTNADELQIKMAQGAKPGEGGELPGHKVIGDIAVTRNSTAGVGLISPPPHHDIYSIEDLAQLIHDLKNANPGARVSVKLVSEAGVGVIASGVVKGHADHVLISGHDGGTGASRWTGIKSAGLPWELGLAETHQTLVANDLRGRTVLQTDGQLKTGRDVAIAALLGAEEFGFSTAPLITLGCIMMRKCHKNTCPVGIATQDPILREKFAGEPEHVINFFFMLAEEVREIMSQLGFRTLTEMVGRSDMLEMDNDLVKNNDKLKNIDLSLLLRPAADIRPEAAQYCIQKQDHGLDMALDNNLIALSKAALEKSLPVYIETPICNVNRAVGTMLSHEVTKRYHLAGLPADTIHIKLSGSAGQSLGAFLCPGITLELEGDSNDYVGKGLSGGKIVVYPPKGSKFDPKENIVIGNVALYGATSGEAYFNGMAAERFCVRNSGAKAVVEGVGDHGCEYMTGGTVVVLGKTGRNFAAGMSGGVAYVLDLHSTFHSHCNPELVDLDKVEEEEDIMTLKMMIQQHQRNTNSQLAKEVLADFDNLLPRFIKVFPRDYKRVLASMKKEEAYEAAKERAIKEAEEQEEEELKEKDAFEELKKLAAASKDESSQVEEEQTLKRPIQVAEAVKHRGFVAYERQGVSYRDPNVRMEDWKEVMEESKPGPLLTTQSARCMDCGTPFCHQENSGCPLGNKIPEFNELVYQNRWREALDRLLETNNFPEFTGRVCPAPCEGSCVLGIIENPVSIKSIECAIIDKAFEEGWMVPRPPSERTGRRVAIVGSGPSGLAAADQLNRLGHTVTVFERADRIGGLMMYGVPNMKTDKIDVVQRRVDLMEKEGVKFVVNANIGNDPAYSLDSLREDHDAIILAVGATKPRDLPVPGRELSGVHFAMEFLHANTKSLLDSNLQDGKYISAKGKKVVVIGGGDTGTDCIGTSIRHGCTSVVNLELLPQPPNTRAPGNPWPQWPRIFRVDYGHQEAAAKFGKDPRSYEVLTKRFIGDENGNVKGLEVIRVQWEKDASGRFQFKEVEGSEEIIGADLVMLAMGFLGPESTIADKLGLEKDNRSNFKADYGRFSTSVEGVFAAGDCRRGQSLVVWAISEGRQAAAQVDKFLMKDDEDSSADAASRQESVKKQPTVVT, encoded by the exons ATGCGTGTCTTGGGTCATAATGGTGAAATTAACACACTTCGAGGCAATGTGAACTG GATGAGGGCTCGTGAGGGTCTTCTTAAATGCAAAGAGCTTGGCCTTTCAAAGACAGAAATGAAAAAACTTTTGCCCATTGTTGATGCCAGTTCATCTGACTCAG GAGCTTTTGATGGTGTGCTTGAGCTACTGCTTAGAGCTGGTAGAAGCCTCCCAGAAGCTGTAATGATGATGATTCCTGAAGCCTGGCAAAATGACAAAAACATGGATCCTAGCCGGAAGGCATTGTATGAATATTTTTCAGCCCTCATGGAACCATGGGATGGACCTGCTCTTATGTCAT TTACTGATGGGCGCTATCTTGGAGCTACGTTAGATCGGAATGGTCTGCGTCCAGGTCGCTTTTATGTTACATACAGTGGTAGGGTTATTATGGCAAGTGAAGTTGGAGTAGTTGATATTCCACCTGAAGATGTATCCAGGAAAGGTAGACTAAACCCTGGAATGATGCTTCTGGTGGACTTTGAGAACCATGTTGTTGTAGATGACGATGCTTTGAAGAAGCAGTACTCTCTTGCAAGACCTTATGGACAGTGGCTGAAAAAGCAGAAGATAGAGCTGAAAGACATTGTTGAGTCAGTAAATTATTCCTATAGGGTACCTCCACCCATTGCAGGAGTTTTGCCT GCGGTAAGTGATGAGGACAGTATGGAAAATATGGGACTTCACGGTTTATTGGCTCCATTAAAGGCCTTCGG TTACACTACAGAGGCCTTAGAAATGCTGCTACTCCCAATGGCAAAAGATGGTGTTGAGGCTCTTGGTTCAATGGGGAATGATGCTCCATTAGCAGTGATGTCTAATAGAGAGAAACTTACATTTGAGTATTTCAAGCAGATGTTTGCTCAAGTCACAAACCCTCCTATTGACCCTATCAGGGAAAAAATTGTTACGTCTATGCAATGTATGGTTGGTCCTGAAGGAGATCTTACTGAAACCACGGAAGAACAGTGTCACCGGCTCTCACTCAAAGGACCTCTTTTGTCCATTGAAGAAATGGAGGCTGTAAAGAAGATGAACTACAGAGGGTGGCGCAGTAAGGTTCTTGATATTACCTACTCCAGAGACCGTGGTACAAAAGGTCTAGAGGAGACCTTAGACAGGATTTGCTCTGAAGCGCATGATGCAATTCAGGAGGGTTATACAGCAATCGTACTTTCTGACAGAG GCTTCTCGCCAAAGCGTGTTGCTGTGAGCTCTTTATTAGCTATTGGTGCTGTCCATCATCATTTAGTTAAAAAGCTTGAGCGAACTCGAGTTGCATTGATTGTTGAGTCTGCCGAGCCACGAGAAGTGCACCATTTCTGTACATTGGTAGGATTTGGTGCTGATGCTATCTGCCCTTATTTAGCCGTAGAAGCTATATGGAGACTACAGGTTGATGGAAAAATCCCACCCAAGTCAACCGGTGAGTTTCATTCCAAGGATGAGCTTGTCAAGAAATACTTCAAAGCAAGTCACTATGGCATGATGAAGGTTCTTGCAAAAATGGGCATATCAACATTGGCATCGTACAAGGGTGCTCAGATATTTGAGGCTGTTGGTCTTTCGTCAGAAGTGATGGAGCGATGTTTCAATGGAACTCCTAGCAGAGTGGAGGGTGCAACTTTTGAGGCACTTGCCAAAGATGCACTCAATCTGCATGGACTTGCATTTCCATCACGAGCCTTGGCTCCAGGAAGTGCAGAAGCTGTGGCACTCCCTAATCCTGGTGATTATCATTGGAGAAAGGGTGGTGAGATTCACCTTAACGATCCATTTGCCATTGCAAAATTGCAGGAGGCTGCGCAATCTAATAGTGTAGCTGCCTACAAAGAATATTCTAAGCGTGTACAGGAATTAAATAGACAATGCAATTTGAGGGgacttttgaaattcaaagaGGGAGAGGTTAAAGTTCCTCTAGAAGAAGTTGAACCGGCAAGTGAGATTGTAAAACGTTTTTGTACTGGAGCCATGAGTTATGGATCAATCTCCTTGGAGGCACACGCTACTCTTGCAATAGCAATGAACAAGATTGGAGGCAAATCTAATACAG GCGAGGGTGGTGAGCAACCTTCTCGGATGGAACCTCTTCCCAATGGTTCAAAGAACCCAAAAAGAAGTGCAATTAAGCAGGTTGCAAGTGGTAGATTTGGAGTCTCAAGTTATTACCTTACAAATGCTGACGAGCTACAGATAAAGATGGCTCAG GGAGCCAAGCCTGGAGAAGGGGGTGAACTTCCTGGACACAAGGTCATTGGCGACATTGCTGTCACTAGGAACTCCACAGCTGGAGTTGGACTAATTAGCCCTCCTCCTCATCATGATATCTACTCAATTGAGGATCTTGCACAGTTGATTCATGATCTTAAG AATGCAAACCCTGGGGCACGTGTTAGTGTCAAGTTGGTTTCTGAAGCTGGTGTTGGGGTTATAGCCAGCGGCGTTGTCAAGGGACATGCTGATCATGTCTTGATCTCCGGTCATGATGGAGGGACTGGTGCCTCAAGATGGACTGGCATCAAGAGTGCTGGGCTTCCATGGGAACTTGGTCTTGCAGAGACGCATCAAACTTTAGTGGCTAACGACCTCCGTGGTCGAACAGTGCTGCAAACAGATGGTCAATTGAAAACTGGAAGAGATGTAGCCATTGCTGCTCTTCTTGGTGCAGAGGAGTTTGGTTTCAGCACTGCTCCCCTCATTACACTTGGCTGCATAATGATGAGAAAATGCCACAAAAACACTTGCCCTGTGGGGATTGCCACTCAAGATCCAATTCTTCGGGAGAAGTTTGCTGGAGAACCAGAACATGtcataaatttctttttcatgCTGGCAGAGGAAGTGAGAGAAATTATGTCTCAACTTGGTTTCAGAACACTTACTGAAATGGTTGGCCGTTCAGACATGCTTGAAATGGACAATGATTTAGTCAAGAACAATGACAAATTGAAGAATATTGATCTGTCCCTACTGCTTCGACCTGCTGCTGATATCCGGCCTGAAGCTGCCCAATATTGTATACAGAAACAGGATCATGGTTTGGACATGGCTTTAGATAACAATTTAATAGCCCTTTCCAAGGCTGCTTTAGAGAAAAGTCTTCCTGTGTATATTGAAACTCCAATCTGCAATGTAAACCGGGCTGTTGGAACTATGCTAAGCCATGAAGTGACCAAGCGTTATCACCTAGCAGGTCTTCCTGCAGACACCATTCATATCAAGCTTAGTGGAAGTGCAGGACAGAGTCTTGGGGCTTTTCTTTGCCCTGGCATCACATTAGAGCTTGAAGGAGACAGCAATGATTATGTTGGTAAAGGTTTATCGGGTGGCAAAATCGTTGTTTATCCCCCAAAAGGAAGCAAGTTTGACCCCAAAGAAAATATTGTGATTGGAAATGTAGCTCTTTATGGGGCAACAAGTGGGGAGGCATATTTTAATGGGATGGCAGCAGAAAGATTTTGTGTCCGTAACTCGGGGGCCAAAGCTGTTGTAGAAGGAGTTGGTGATCATGGCTGTGAGTACATGACTGGTGGTACAGTTGTTGTGCTTGGGAAGACTGGAAGAAACTTCGCGGCTGGTATGAGTGGTGGTGTTGCTTATGTACTTGACTTGCATTCCACGTTCCACTCTCATTGCAATCCAGAGCTGGTTGATCTCgataaagttgaagaagaagaagatatcaTGACTTTGAAGATGATGATACAGCAACACCAGCGTAACACAAATAGCCAACTGGCGAAAGAAGTTCTTGCTGATTTTGATAATCTTTTGCCTAGATTTATTAAGGTCTTCCCTAGAGATTATAAACGGGTTCTTGCAAGCATGAAAAAGGAGGAAGCTTACGAAGCAGCAAAAGAACGTGCCATCAAGGAAGCGGAGgagcaagaagaagaagagttgaaggagaaagATGCCTTTGAAGAGCTGAAAAAGTTAGCAGCTGCATCTAAGGATGAATCCAGTCAG GTTGAAGAGGAGCAGACATTGAAGAGGCCCATCCAAGTTGCTGAGGCAGTCAAGCATCGAGGTTTTGTTGCTTATGAGCGACAGGGTGTGTCCTACAGGGATCCAAATGTTCGGATGGAGGACTGGAAAGAGGTTATGGAGGAATCAAAACCCGGTCCGCTCCTTACGACACAATCTGCACGCTGCATGGACTGTGGAACTCCTTTTTGTCATCAG GAGAACTCTGGATGTCCTCTTGGAAACAAAATACCAGAATTCAATGAGTTAGTGTATCAGAATAGATGGCGTGAAGCACTGGATAGGCTTCTTGAGACAAACAACTTCCCTGAGTTCACTGGTCGAGTGTGCCCTGCACCATGTGAAGGATCTTGTGTGCTTGGTATCATTGAGAATCCCGTTTCTATCAAAAGCATTGAATGTGCCATTATTGACAAAGCTTTTGAGGAGGGGTGGATGGTGCCACGACCTCCTTCTGAGAGAACCGG GAGAAGAGTCGCAATTGTTGGAAGTGGACCCTCAGGCCTGGCTGCTGCTGATCAGTTAAATAGATTGGGTCATACTGTCACCGTGTTTGAACGTGCTGATAGGATTGGTGGTCTGATGATGTATGGTGTGCCCAACATGAAGACCGACAAAATTGATGTCGTCCAGAGGCGGGTTGACCTTATGGAGAAGGAAGGGGTGAAATTTGTGGTCAATGCAAATATTGGAAATGATCCTGCGTACTCCTTGGATAGTCTTCGTGAAGATCATGATGCAATTATTTTGGCTGTTGGAGCCACAAAGCCGAG GGACCTTCCTGTTCCTGGACGAGAATTATCCGGAGTCCATTTCGCCATGGAATTCCTTCACGCAAACACAAAAAGTTTGCTTGACAGCAATCTGCAGGATGGAAAATACATTTCAGCCAAGGGAAAGAAGGTGGTTGTTATTGGTGGAGGTGACACTGGGACAGATTGCATAGGAACATCAATTCGCCATGGCTGCACCAGCGTAGTTAATCTAGAGCTTCTTCCTCAGCCACCAAACACTAGGGCTCCTGGAAATCCTTGGCCACAG TGGCCTCGTATCTTCCGTGTAGATTATGGGCATCAGGAAGCTGCTGCAAAGTTTGGGAAGGATCCGAGATCCTATGAGGTTTTGACCAAGCGTTTCATTGGAGACGAAAATGGAAATGTGAAAGGACTGGAGGTGATACGTGTACAGTGGGAGAAAGATGCCAGTGGAAGATTCCAATTCAAGGAAGTAGAAGGCTCTGAAGAAATTATCGGGGCTGATCTGGTTATGCTAGCCATGGGGTTCCTTGGTCCTGAATCG ACAATAGCAGACAAACTAGGATTAGAAAAGGACAACAGGTCCAACTTCAAGGCTGATTATGGACGCTTCTCAACTAGTGTGGAGGGGGTGTTTGCCGCAGGAGACTGTCGTAGGGGACAGTCTTTGGTGGTTTGGGCCATCTCTGAAGGACGACAAGCAGCTGCTCAAGTTGACAAGTTTCTCATGAAGGATGACGAGGACTCGTCTGCTGATGCAGCTAGCCGACAAGAATCTGTCAAAAAGCAGCCAACAGTCGTGACATAA